In the Armatimonas rosea genome, ATAAGCTCGGGACTCTGGCGCAGTACGCCGCGCTGCTTTCCGAGACGGGGCGCTTGGTGGGGCACTTGGACTTGGTCAATATTCAGGGAGTGGAGCGGCGTAGGCTCCTGGCATTGCTCCGAAAACACGGCTGGCGCTACGACACGCGTCGGCACCTGATCGAGGGGACGGTGCAGAGCCAGCCGCTGCCGCTACGCTACTTGGGCGCGCTGGACCACGACGCGCCAAACTTCACGGGGCAGCCCGGTGTGAACTCGTTCTACGAATAAAAACGCCCCCGGTCCATGTGGGCCGGGGGCATTTGGGTGTAGGTTAGGCCAGCTCGCTGGCGCGGCTGGTGTCCTCCCAGGGGAAGCTAGGGTTACCGAAGTGGCCGTTCTTGGCGGTGGCTTGGTAGATCGGGCGGCGCAGGTTGAGCGTCTCGATAATGCCCTTGGGGGTCAGATCGAACTTGCTCTTGAGGCGGGCCGAGATCTCCGTGTCGGGGAGCTTGCCCGTGCCGAAGGTATCCACACGCACCGAGACCGGCTGTGCAACCCCGATGGCGTAGGCGAGCTGGATCTCGCACTTGCTGGCCAGCCCCGCGGCGATAACCAGCTTGGCGAGGTAGCGCGCGACATAGGCTGCCGAGCGGTCTACTTTTGTCGGGTCCTTGCCCGAGAACGCACCGCCGCCATGGCGCGCGTAGCCGCCGTAGGTATCGACAATGATCTTGCGCCCGGTCAGACCCGAGTCGCCGTGGGGGCCGCCGATCAGGAAGTTGCCGGTCGGGTTGACAAAGCAGCGGATGGCGTTGTCAGCGACGGTCGCATCGAGGTTGTCGGGAGAGAGCGCCACGAGCTCGCCGGTGATGAGACTGGGGCACTCCTTGAGGAGAACCGGGCGGATCAGGGTCTCGATAATCTCCTGGCGCGCCTCGTCGGTGAAGTAGGGCTTGCCGTGCTTGGAGGCCATGACACTCTCATCGTGCTGGGTGGAGAGCACAATGGCATCGAGCCCGACTGGCTTGCCGCTGCTGTCGTACTTGACGGTCACCTGGCTCTTGGCATCGGGGCGGAGCCAGGCCAGTTTCTTGGAGTTGCGCAGCTCGACATGGGTCGCGACAAGCTGGTGCGCGACCTGGATCGGCAGGGGCATCAGCGCCTCGGTATCGTCGCAGGCATACCCAAACATCAGACCTTGGTCGCCCGCACCGCCCGAGTCGACGCCCATGGCGATATCGGGGGACTGGGCATGCACAAAGTTAAAGACACGCACCTCGTTGGCAGAGAAGAGCATCGCAGGATCGTTGTAGCCAATCTCCGCAATCACCGCGCGAGCCAGCTCATCGACCTTGCGTGCGGTTAGGGCGTCTTTTTGCGTGGTAATCTCCCCCGCGACCACCACGGTATCTGTGGTGACCAGCGTCTCACAGGCAACACGGCTGGTGGGTAGCTCCGCGAGGCAGAAGTCCAGGATGGCATCACTGATTTGATCGGCGATCTTATCGGGATGGCCAACGGAGACGGACTCCGAGGTAAACAGGGAAGTATCAGACATTTCGTTCTCTCTTTAGTTCCGTGTCCAGCCTGAGGCGTGCGGCGAGAGAAGAGTGTCTCTTGTCTTCGCAGGAAGCGCCTGCTCGGAATTCGCACCAGGCTACGCAGATTCGCGCCGGTTGCGGTGGTTTCATAGGGCCGATCCCTCCGCCACTCTGGACAAGACTGTTGTCATGTTTACTCTACCATGCGGAAAAATAGCCGTCAATAGCTTGACAGAGGGAAAGACCTATGGTATTATTCCCCTTGCGTTTCGGGTTGTTAGCTCAGTCGGTAGAGCAGCTGACTCTTAATCAGCGGGTCACAGGTTCGAGTCCTGTACAACCCATCCGAAAGCAGCCACTATCAGTAACTGATGGTGGCTGTATTTCTTGTAAGAGTGTTGACGCTGTTGATAGCTATTGCTACATTCAAAATGATCTATCCGTAAGGGGTGTCAGATGTACAAAGCTTTGGGCCAAAACAGCCTCATCACCTGGGAGGAAGCCATCCAGGAGTTCTCCTACCACCTTCAGGCGACACGCTCGCCTCAGACCCTGCGCTTCTACAAAGTCCAGCTCCGGCAGTTCACGCCTTGGGCCAATGAGAACCAGGTGCCCTTCCAGGGCTTCGGCAAGCGCCACCTCGACCGGTACCTCGCGTACCGGCAAGGCAAAGGCATCGGGCCGACCACGCTCCGCCATGATGCCATTTGCCTGAAAGCTCTGTGCAAGTGGTGCTCACGCAACGATCTTCTGGAGCGCAACCCGCTGGCCGACTACGAGATTCGCAAGGCTCCTGCCCCTGCCCGCTACATGCCGCCCGATGATGATGTCCGGGCAATCTTAGAGGCGACCCGTAACTACTTCGACCCTACCAAGAATCCCGATGCCCGTTTCCTACCTCCCGGCAAACGACTCTTTCACCGGGATCGCAATATCGCCATCACCATCGGACTGCTCGATAGCGCGTGTCGTGTGGGAGAGCTACTCGCCTTGAAGGTGGAGGACTACCGCATCAAAGAGCGGATGATCTACATCCGGGAGAGCAAAGGTCGCGAACCCAGAGCGCTTCCGGTCAGTCCGGGATGGGCCAGTGCGATGGAAATCTGGCTCCGACTCCGAAAGAAGCTCATGTCCAACCTGCCTCCTGAGGAAGATGAGGGCTGGCTCTTCATCAACGAGATGGGCAATCAGGCTGATATTCACTCGTTCCGCCGTGCCCTCAAGACCTATGCTCGCTGGGCAAACCTGCCCGGCTCTATCACACTTCACAGCCTACGTCGTTTCTCGCTCAACAAACTCGCCAAGACAAACTTGCTTGCCGCTCAGACTATCGCAGGGCATAAGGAGACAAAGACCACGTTGCTCTACACTAAACTCGACCCGGACTTCGTTCGTGACGTGCACCAGAGCGTTGGTGTTGTCCAGAAGATTCTTCAGAATCCAGCCAAGGAACTGGTGG is a window encoding:
- the metK gene encoding methionine adenosyltransferase translates to MSDTSLFTSESVSVGHPDKIADQISDAILDFCLAELPTSRVACETLVTTDTVVVAGEITTQKDALTARKVDELARAVIAEIGYNDPAMLFSANEVRVFNFVHAQSPDIAMGVDSGGAGDQGLMFGYACDDTEALMPLPIQVAHQLVATHVELRNSKKLAWLRPDAKSQVTVKYDSSGKPVGLDAIVLSTQHDESVMASKHGKPYFTDEARQEIIETLIRPVLLKECPSLITGELVALSPDNLDATVADNAIRCFVNPTGNFLIGGPHGDSGLTGRKIIVDTYGGYARHGGGAFSGKDPTKVDRSAAYVARYLAKLVIAAGLASKCEIQLAYAIGVAQPVSVRVDTFGTGKLPDTEISARLKSKFDLTPKGIIETLNLRRPIYQATAKNGHFGNPSFPWEDTSRASELA
- a CDS encoding tyrosine-type recombinase/integrase, with amino-acid sequence MYKALGQNSLITWEEAIQEFSYHLQATRSPQTLRFYKVQLRQFTPWANENQVPFQGFGKRHLDRYLAYRQGKGIGPTTLRHDAICLKALCKWCSRNDLLERNPLADYEIRKAPAPARYMPPDDDVRAILEATRNYFDPTKNPDARFLPPGKRLFHRDRNIAITIGLLDSACRVGELLALKVEDYRIKERMIYIRESKGREPRALPVSPGWASAMEIWLRLRKKLMSNLPPEEDEGWLFINEMGNQADIHSFRRALKTYARWANLPGSITLHSLRRFSLNKLAKTNLLAAQTIAGHKETKTTLLYTKLDPDFVRDVHQSVGVVQKILQNPAKELVVRRKRLV